The following proteins are co-located in the Silene latifolia isolate original U9 population chromosome 1, ASM4854445v1, whole genome shotgun sequence genome:
- the LOC141606459 gene encoding uncharacterized protein LOC141606459 has product MAFNPLRNSIKSIQFQTLTLRSTFSHHYRPLSTAATAAETTTDDSDASFTFSQDSGDAIHLKKETSSSSSSVTMPMSFMTGSIVGKRFYNKVSTREAEDGNGWSVMLDYRTLKTPSKRPLKLPSLSLAFAIAAEWDYQQTDGIRPFTMPMMKLSCTALERVPVTRPKIIDNLMSKFNQDLVFCRAPKDNDLTRGVYERQVEKIDPLLKWMESEFGHKPVVYSSFFGGKQDEGLVKAVESLLKKADDCELAAIDALTSSSHSLTISIAIIRGRLKIEEAIELIRLEEDLQVDKWGLVEGGHDIDVADLKAQISSAAVFLGLSRKT; this is encoded by the exons ATGGCGTTCAACCCACTTCGAAACTCCATCAAATCAATCCAATTCCAAACCCTAACTCTCCGATCAACCTTCTCCCACCACTACCGCCCTCTCTCCACCGCCGCCACAGCCGCTGAAACAACCACCGATGATTCCGACGCATCATTCACCTTCTCACAGGATAGCGGCGATGCTATACACCTGAAGAAGGAAACGTCATCGTCATCGTCTTCGGTGACTATGCCGATGTCGTTCATGACGGGTTCAATTGTTGGTAAAAGGTTTTACAACAAAGTGTCAACTAGAGAAGCTGAAGATGGAAATGGTTGGAGTGTTATGCTTGATTATCGAACTCTTAAAACTCCTTCTAAACGCCCTCTTAAGTTGCCCTCTCTTTCTCTCGCTTTCGCCATTGCCGCTGAGTGGGATTATCAG CAAACAGATGGAATCAGACCCTTCACGATGCCAATGATGAAGTTGTCCTGCACAGCGTTGGAACGAGTTCCCGTTACGCGCCCAAAGATAATTGACAATTTGATGAGTAAATTTAATCAAGACCTGGTCTTTTGTCGTGCTCCAAAGGACAATGACTTGACCCGTGGTGTCTATG AACGCCAAGTTGAGAAGATAGATCCTTTGCTTAAGTGGATGGAGTCGGAATTTGGCCACAAGCCTGTTGTCTACTCCAGTTTTTTTGGTGGAAAGCAGGATGAAGGTCTTGTAAAAGCCGTGGAAAGTTTATTGAAGAAAGCAGATGATTGTGAACTAGCAGCAATCGATGCTTTGACATCATCATCACACTCTTTAACTATTTCAATTGCTATAATTCGTGGTAGATTGAAGATTGAGGAGGCTATTGAATTGATTCGGCTTGAAGAAGATTTACAG GTTGATAAATGGGGTCTTGTTGAGGGTGGTCATGACATCGATGTTGCTGATCTTAAGGCACAAATATCATCGGCTGCTGTTTTTCTAGGCCTTTCAAGGAAGACATGA